A window of the Lysinibacillus irui genome harbors these coding sequences:
- a CDS encoding YfhD family protein, whose product MGRDNKQGQSNNKGSLPQTPKNQKIAPNKVSEEFSQEFMELINSVAQNKNKKKK is encoded by the coding sequence ATGGGAAGAGATAATAAACAAGGTCAAAGTAATAATAAAGGTTCATTACCTCAAACACCAAAAAACCAAAAGATAGCACCAAACAAGGTTAGTGAGGAATTTTCTCAAGAGTTCATGGAGCTGATTAACTCAGTTGCGCAAAATAAAAATAAGAAGAAAAAATAA
- a CDS encoding H-type small acid-soluble spore protein: MDYQRAQEIVASPLEYEVSYNGVSIWIDKLHDDERTATVHLRRSLEERSEVDISELKEEYLVH; encoded by the coding sequence TTGGATTATCAGCGTGCACAAGAAATTGTCGCCTCACCGCTAGAATATGAAGTGAGCTATAATGGCGTTTCCATCTGGATCGATAAACTCCATGACGATGAGAGAACAGCGACAGTTCACCTCCGCCGTTCATTAGAAGAGCGATCAGAAGTGGATATATCAGAATTAAAGGAAGAATATCTTGTTCACTAA
- a CDS encoding putative bifunctional diguanylate cyclase/phosphodiesterase encodes MEKWFNRVEKKEVWFIVLPLILVIPLLSFSHQLYDVFQGDIYSNLELVIRVLIIAFTMAIAIQSYLVFSHLLSNQTLYIGNMFFVVSLLELAGLFSSQNQSLHIILRLFLSFGFLFLILHPRKQMTLNYRKFSYASSLLFVIGSIFLVYMTADIMTGQLLDLIDNIVHLLAIIFQILTIVIISRYIKKIPKQSMLLISAAISLIISDAFFIISQDQNAIWDFSALIYLFLAFYFFLKAIFYTSVEKPFQQLLKIKKDLEQSQQELRFQAYHDDITLLPNEHLLLKTLKDKLHDNNKTQKAIIAIEIDRFAAIRSSIGISNSNKMMKLVAKRIQTIVPPHYFATKLQEGQFVIYINHVKTIEELLQFCLNLKSAMKDPLQVQLFSLNGNLNMGIALYEDQWTSEELLMHAQLAMREAKQIPQRFLFYKPYMSKGIADRILLEQDLHNALENQEFYLDYQPQVNLKTGTIESVEALVRWRHPTRGFIPPDVFIPIAEECGLIIPLGKWILETACMQAKTWERQGLPQMKVAVNLSLGQLFQQDLVEMVEHILQRTNLEPKFLQLEITESMTMNIDQMTQLLHELKALGIQIAVDDFGTGYSSLSYLKDFPIDCLKIDRTFVRNVPNNPNDEALVSMIISMAKHLRLKVVAEGIEEVEQLSFLIEGGCDYIQGYLFSKPISPQQISETFSELHRHVENVLTPLQYNEDYMI; translated from the coding sequence TTGGAGAAATGGTTTAATCGGGTAGAGAAAAAAGAGGTTTGGTTTATAGTATTGCCACTAATACTTGTCATACCATTATTAAGCTTCAGTCATCAGCTATACGATGTTTTTCAAGGAGACATCTACAGTAATTTAGAATTAGTGATACGAGTATTAATTATTGCATTTACAATGGCGATTGCCATCCAATCCTATTTAGTATTTTCACATTTATTATCAAATCAAACTTTATACATAGGTAATATGTTTTTTGTCGTTTCATTACTAGAATTAGCAGGCTTGTTTTCTAGTCAAAATCAATCATTACATATAATCTTGCGTTTGTTCCTTTCATTTGGGTTTTTATTTCTTATTTTACATCCTAGAAAACAAATGACCCTCAACTATCGAAAGTTTTCATATGCAAGTTCATTGCTTTTCGTAATAGGAAGTATTTTTCTGGTGTATATGACGGCCGACATCATGACAGGTCAGTTGCTGGATCTTATCGATAATATCGTACACTTATTGGCCATTATTTTTCAAATTTTAACTATTGTTATTATTAGTAGGTACATAAAAAAAATACCGAAGCAATCCATGTTGCTGATTAGTGCAGCTATCTCCTTAATAATTAGCGATGCCTTTTTTATAATTAGTCAAGATCAAAATGCTATTTGGGATTTCTCTGCATTGATCTATCTATTTTTGGCTTTTTACTTTTTCTTAAAAGCCATTTTTTATACATCTGTTGAAAAGCCGTTTCAACAACTGTTAAAAATAAAAAAGGATCTTGAACAATCCCAACAAGAACTTCGGTTTCAAGCTTATCATGATGATATTACACTGCTGCCAAATGAACATTTATTACTAAAAACATTAAAAGACAAATTACACGATAATAATAAAACGCAAAAAGCAATCATAGCCATAGAAATTGACCGTTTTGCAGCTATTCGTTCATCGATAGGGATAAGCAATTCTAATAAAATGATGAAGCTTGTCGCCAAGCGTATACAAACAATTGTACCTCCCCATTATTTTGCTACTAAATTACAAGAGGGACAATTTGTTATTTATATTAACCATGTAAAAACAATTGAAGAATTATTACAATTTTGCTTAAATCTCAAAAGTGCCATGAAAGATCCATTGCAGGTACAATTATTTTCGTTAAATGGCAATCTAAATATGGGGATTGCTCTTTATGAGGATCAATGGACTAGCGAAGAGCTACTGATGCATGCACAGCTAGCAATGCGTGAGGCTAAACAAATACCTCAAAGGTTTCTTTTTTATAAACCGTATATGTCAAAGGGCATCGCAGATCGAATTCTGTTAGAGCAGGACTTACATAATGCATTAGAAAATCAGGAATTTTATTTAGATTATCAACCACAGGTTAATTTAAAAACCGGGACCATTGAATCTGTTGAAGCATTAGTTCGCTGGCGTCATCCAACTCGTGGCTTTATTCCACCTGATGTATTTATTCCGATTGCTGAGGAATGTGGCCTAATTATTCCATTAGGTAAATGGATTTTAGAAACTGCTTGTATGCAAGCGAAAACATGGGAGAGACAAGGGCTACCACAGATGAAAGTAGCAGTGAATTTATCCCTTGGACAATTGTTCCAGCAAGATTTAGTAGAAATGGTAGAACATATATTGCAACGTACAAATTTAGAACCTAAATTTCTTCAATTAGAAATTACTGAAAGTATGACGATGAATATCGATCAAATGACACAGCTTTTACATGAGTTAAAGGCACTTGGCATTCAAATTGCCGTCGATGATTTTGGAACAGGCTATTCATCCTTATCGTATTTAAAGGATTTTCCAATTGATTGTCTAAAAATCGACCGCACCTTTGTAAGAAATGTTCCAAATAATCCGAATGATGAAGCGCTTGTATCCATGATTATTTCAATGGCTAAACATTTACGCTTGAAGGTTGTTGCGGAGGGCATTGAAGAAGTGGAGCAACTATCTTTTCTAATAGAAGGTGGCTGTGATTATATCCAAGGCTACTTATTTAGTAAGCCAATCTCTCCACAGCAAATTTCAGAAACCTTTAGCGAGCTACACCGTCATGTGGAAAACGTTTTAACACCGCTACAATATAATGAGGACTATATGATTTAA
- a CDS encoding sigma-70 family RNA polymerase sigma factor, translating to MTIESKKLSSTQTFEEVLEAVQPMITSIITKLQIYKDFDYYRQIASIAVWKAWLKAQPAKGQFSAYIYSSIKGEILNELSKEKNYLERITVVEDETLHYMLSERERGESQKSSDYLECIFTQLEQGERHIIVLYYVAGYNDREIADILGLSNAVSKKRRMRVIQRLREPIFQVE from the coding sequence ATGACCATTGAGAGCAAAAAACTGTCGTCTACTCAGACGTTCGAAGAAGTATTAGAAGCTGTGCAACCAATGATTACATCGATAATAACTAAGCTTCAAATTTATAAGGATTTTGATTATTATCGTCAAATTGCTTCTATTGCTGTATGGAAAGCATGGCTAAAAGCACAACCAGCAAAAGGACAATTTTCAGCTTATATATATTCTTCGATAAAAGGAGAGATTTTAAATGAATTATCTAAGGAAAAAAATTATTTAGAGCGAATAACAGTTGTTGAGGATGAAACACTCCATTATATGCTTAGTGAACGTGAGAGAGGGGAGAGTCAAAAAAGTTCCGACTACCTTGAATGTATTTTTACCCAATTAGAGCAGGGAGAAAGACATATAATCGTTCTTTATTATGTAGCTGGTTATAATGATCGAGAGATTGCTGACATCCTAGGTTTATCTAACGCTGTCAGTAAAAAAAGACGAATGAGAGTCATTCAAAGGCTAAGAGAACCAATTTTTCAAGTAGAGTAA
- the sspI gene encoding small acid-soluble spore protein SspI yields the protein MNFQIRDAITANVHGQSAAEFKDIVEDAISRGEEHLLPGLGVFFEKWWKQSSTSEQDAFVQKLEKAFAN from the coding sequence ATGAATTTTCAAATAAGAGATGCCATTACAGCGAATGTCCATGGTCAATCTGCAGCTGAATTTAAAGATATTGTCGAAGATGCAATTAGCCGTGGAGAAGAGCATTTACTCCCAGGACTTGGGGTGTTTTTTGAAAAATGGTGGAAACAATCAAGTACATCTGAACAAGATGCATTCGTTCAAAAACTAGAAAAAGCATTTGCTAACTGA
- a CDS encoding FAD-binding oxidoreductase, protein MTIAVELIVNQLKQVLVEDQVSTNETVRQLHGKDESHHAMSLPDIVVFPRSTADVSAILKIAHAQFVPVVPFGVGSSLEGNAIPISHGISIDFSEMNAILEVRPDDLLVKVQPGVTRSQLNKELKKHGLQFTVDPGADATLGGMAATNASGTTAVRNGVMRDQVRDLEVVLADGSVIHTGNLAAKSSSGYHLNGLFVGSEGTLGCFTELTLKVYGIPEFVTAGRAVFDTVGDAVSAVTALLQAGIAIGRVELVDEASITQANIYNDTSFNEKPTLFLEFHGNEAGMHADIAFATEIFEDFHCLSVEFEQDTAARNKLWEARHSLAYAYIHAYPGKKLMSTDVCVPISMLAETILYAREQLDHVGLAGGIVGHVGDGNFHALLMLNPNDKEEQAKADRFNEQIVQYALLRGGTCTGEHGVGIGKMKYQATEHGTSLAVMKSIKAALDPHNIMNPGKIFNL, encoded by the coding sequence ATGACTATTGCTGTAGAATTAATTGTCAATCAACTCAAACAGGTCTTAGTAGAAGATCAAGTGTCAACTAACGAAACGGTACGACAGCTACATGGGAAGGATGAATCTCATCATGCGATGAGCCTACCTGATATCGTTGTTTTTCCCCGCTCCACAGCAGATGTCAGTGCCATCCTAAAAATTGCGCATGCACAATTTGTTCCTGTTGTACCATTCGGTGTTGGCTCTAGCTTGGAAGGCAATGCCATTCCCATTTCACATGGTATTTCTATTGATTTCTCTGAAATGAATGCTATTTTAGAAGTTCGACCAGATGACCTTCTTGTAAAAGTACAGCCTGGTGTCACACGCTCCCAATTAAATAAGGAGTTAAAAAAACATGGTCTTCAATTCACAGTAGATCCAGGTGCAGATGCCACACTGGGTGGTATGGCAGCAACTAATGCTAGTGGTACTACTGCTGTGCGCAACGGTGTCATGCGTGACCAAGTTCGTGATTTAGAAGTTGTACTTGCAGATGGCTCTGTTATCCATACTGGCAATTTGGCGGCAAAGTCCTCTTCTGGTTATCATCTAAACGGTTTATTTGTCGGCTCAGAAGGGACACTTGGCTGCTTTACTGAGTTAACTTTGAAAGTCTATGGTATACCGGAATTTGTAACTGCAGGGCGTGCGGTTTTTGACACAGTAGGAGATGCTGTCAGTGCCGTCACTGCTTTATTGCAGGCAGGTATTGCAATTGGACGAGTGGAATTGGTCGATGAAGCCTCTATTACACAAGCCAACATCTATAATGATACTTCCTTCAACGAAAAACCAACTTTATTTTTAGAATTTCACGGTAATGAAGCAGGTATGCATGCAGATATAGCATTTGCCACTGAAATTTTTGAGGACTTTCATTGTCTATCCGTTGAATTTGAACAAGATACTGCTGCTCGTAATAAACTTTGGGAGGCCCGTCATTCGTTAGCGTATGCGTATATTCATGCATACCCCGGGAAGAAGCTTATGTCAACGGATGTCTGTGTACCGATCTCTATGCTTGCAGAAACCATTTTATATGCACGTGAACAGCTTGATCATGTTGGACTTGCCGGTGGGATTGTAGGCCATGTAGGTGACGGTAATTTCCATGCTCTCTTAATGTTAAACCCAAATGACAAAGAGGAGCAGGCAAAAGCAGACCGCTTCAATGAACAGATCGTTCAATATGCTTTACTTCGAGGCGGTACATGCACAGGTGAACATGGCGTTGGCATTGGCAAAATGAAATATCAAGCCACTGAGCATGGTACCTCTTTAGCAGTCATGAAGAGTATAAAAGCAGCACTCGATCCACATAACATTATGAATCCAGGAAAGATTTTCAACCTATAA
- the argF gene encoding ornithine carbamoyltransferase, which yields MKLLEEVQLKLVSSLKGKDLLTLLDYTSQEVQELIELATQLKMITKEGKCPRLLEGKTLGMIFEKHSTRTRISFEVGMNQLGGKSMFMHARDLQIGRGESIYDTAHVLSGYLDGIMIRANSHAMVKELAEHAAIPVINGLTDIYHPCQALADLETIAENKGILKGLKIAYVGDGNNVAHSLVVASAHVGMNVAVATPVGYECDAEVIAKAQAIAAANGSTIMITNDPVEAVLNADVVYADVWTSMGQEEEAAKRLQDFAGYQINDELVAYAKSNYMFLHCLPAHREEEVATSVIDGPNSYIFEQAENRLHAQKAVLASILA from the coding sequence ATGAAATTACTCGAAGAAGTCCAGTTAAAGTTAGTGTCTAGTTTAAAAGGAAAGGATTTACTAACTTTGCTAGACTATACTAGTCAAGAGGTTCAAGAACTTATTGAATTAGCGACACAGCTTAAAATGATTACAAAAGAAGGGAAATGCCCAAGATTATTAGAAGGTAAAACACTTGGCATGATTTTTGAAAAACATTCAACTCGTACACGTATTTCATTTGAAGTTGGCATGAATCAATTAGGTGGAAAAAGTATGTTTATGCATGCTCGCGATTTACAGATTGGTCGTGGGGAATCAATTTATGATACAGCCCATGTATTATCAGGTTATTTAGATGGTATTATGATTCGTGCAAACTCTCACGCAATGGTCAAAGAGTTGGCGGAGCATGCTGCCATTCCAGTTATCAATGGATTAACGGATATTTATCACCCTTGTCAAGCATTAGCGGATTTAGAAACGATTGCAGAGAATAAAGGAATTTTAAAAGGGCTTAAAATTGCCTATGTGGGAGATGGCAACAATGTAGCGCACTCACTTGTTGTTGCTTCAGCACATGTAGGGATGAATGTCGCAGTGGCAACGCCAGTTGGTTATGAATGTGATGCAGAAGTAATCGCAAAAGCACAGGCAATTGCAGCGGCTAATGGCAGTACAATTATGATCACAAATGACCCTGTAGAAGCTGTATTAAATGCAGATGTGGTCTATGCGGATGTTTGGACATCAATGGGTCAAGAGGAAGAGGCGGCAAAACGATTACAAGATTTTGCAGGCTATCAAATTAATGATGAACTAGTTGCCTATGCAAAATCGAATTATATGTTCTTGCATTGTTTACCAGCACATCGTGAAGAAGAGGTTGCGACTTCTGTTATTGACGGTCCTAATTCTTATATTTTTGAACAAGCTGAAAATAGATTACATGCACAAAAAGCAGTGCTAGCATCGATTTTAGCTTAG
- a CDS encoding M42 family metallopeptidase: protein MTQLDPTLQMFKDLTDANGIAGNERAPREVMKKYIAPYADTVETDNLGSVIAKKVGDENGPKIVVAGHLDEVGFMVTQIDDKGFIKFQTVGGWWSQVMLAQRVTITTRKGDEVIGVIGSKPPHILPADVRNKVVDIKDMFIDVGAASKDEVLEWGVRPGDMVTPYFEFNVMKNDKYLLAKAWDNRIGCAIAIDVMKALQNEKHPNILYSVGNVQEEVGLRGAKTATHKIQPDIGFAVDVGVAGDTPGVTAKESTSKMGAGPQIVVYDASMVSHRGLREFVLDVADEHNIPYQFEAMAGGGTDAGSIHVTANGVPALSIGIATRYIHSHAGILHRDDYDNAVKLMVEVIKKLDREAVNKITFD from the coding sequence ATGACACAACTAGATCCAACATTACAAATGTTTAAAGATTTAACAGATGCGAATGGTATTGCAGGTAATGAACGTGCACCTCGTGAGGTCATGAAAAAATACATTGCACCATATGCAGACACTGTAGAAACAGATAACTTAGGTAGTGTAATTGCTAAAAAAGTGGGCGATGAAAACGGTCCAAAAATTGTCGTAGCAGGACATTTAGATGAAGTAGGTTTCATGGTTACGCAAATCGATGACAAAGGCTTTATTAAATTCCAAACAGTAGGCGGCTGGTGGAGCCAGGTTATGCTTGCACAGCGTGTAACAATTACTACACGTAAAGGTGACGAAGTGATTGGGGTTATTGGTTCAAAGCCACCACATATTTTACCTGCAGATGTGCGTAATAAAGTGGTAGACATTAAAGATATGTTTATTGATGTAGGTGCTGCTTCTAAGGATGAAGTACTTGAATGGGGCGTACGTCCTGGCGATATGGTAACACCATACTTTGAATTTAACGTCATGAAGAATGACAAGTATCTATTAGCAAAAGCTTGGGATAATCGTATCGGTTGTGCTATTGCTATTGATGTAATGAAAGCGTTACAAAATGAAAAGCACCCAAATATTCTTTATTCTGTAGGAAATGTGCAAGAAGAAGTTGGGCTTCGTGGTGCTAAAACGGCAACACATAAAATTCAACCAGATATTGGCTTTGCAGTTGATGTAGGTGTAGCGGGAGATACTCCAGGAGTTACAGCAAAAGAATCAACTAGTAAAATGGGTGCTGGCCCACAAATCGTTGTGTATGATGCATCAATGGTTTCACACCGTGGCTTACGTGAGTTTGTATTAGATGTAGCAGATGAGCACAATATTCCATATCAATTTGAAGCGATGGCTGGCGGTGGTACAGATGCTGGCTCCATCCATGTAACAGCAAATGGTGTACCAGCACTATCCATCGGTATTGCGACACGCTACATCCATTCACATGCAGGTATCCTACATCGTGATGATTATGATAATGCTGTTAAATTAATGGTAGAAGTCATTAAAAAATTAGACCGTGAAGCAGTGAATAAAATTACATTTGACTAA
- a CDS encoding dUTP diphosphatase: MNLQQLFTMQKELDDFIEQTQNIQQDVFQEKGLALMVELAELANETRCFKFWSTKGPSAREVILEEYVDSIHFILSLGLLKGYTSIEKWPVIEEQRNLTETFLQTQSAILTFIQQPTQDHYLTIWQCYGLLAYNLGFTFEDVVGAYIEKNQENYNRQRSGY, translated from the coding sequence ATGAATTTACAACAATTGTTTACTATGCAAAAAGAGCTTGATGATTTTATCGAGCAAACACAAAATATTCAACAAGATGTATTTCAAGAAAAGGGCTTGGCATTAATGGTAGAGCTTGCTGAGCTTGCCAATGAAACGCGCTGCTTTAAATTTTGGAGTACTAAAGGACCATCAGCACGTGAAGTCATTTTAGAGGAATATGTTGATTCTATCCATTTTATCTTATCCCTTGGCTTATTAAAGGGCTATACATCCATTGAAAAGTGGCCAGTAATTGAAGAGCAAAGAAATTTAACGGAAACTTTTTTACAGACACAAAGTGCTATTTTAACATTTATTCAACAACCTACTCAGGATCACTATTTAACCATTTGGCAATGCTATGGATTACTAGCGTATAATCTTGGATTTACATTTGAGGATGTTGTTGGTGCTTATATTGAAAAAAATCAAGAAAATTATAATCGTCAGCGCTCAGGCTATTAA
- a CDS encoding sigma-w pathway protein ysdB: protein MLPLLIRLAVIALIIYVFYKAIRYITDPKRKLDEAYEKGQYYFYDDVKNVRKNFFISYKGALFEGEKYLGTTEDAFEVVTIFVGARDAATLQGFTKSDFEYLQQEILLNYPSAKINWKQPIEQLMRNTSSS from the coding sequence ATGTTGCCGTTACTAATTCGACTTGCTGTAATAGCGCTTATTATCTATGTATTTTATAAAGCGATTCGTTATATAACCGATCCTAAACGCAAACTTGATGAAGCCTATGAAAAAGGCCAATATTATTTTTATGATGACGTTAAAAATGTCCGCAAAAATTTCTTTATTTCTTATAAGGGTGCTCTTTTTGAAGGTGAAAAATACCTGGGTACGACAGAAGATGCCTTCGAGGTTGTCACTATCTTCGTTGGTGCTCGAGATGCCGCAACGTTGCAAGGCTTCACCAAGAGCGACTTTGAATATTTACAGCAAGAAATTTTATTGAACTATCCAAGTGCTAAAATTAATTGGAAGCAGCCCATTGAACAGCTTATGCGGAACACATCCTCTTCATGA
- a CDS encoding DUF1294 domain-containing protein: MGQALLAYMGILSIVLLILMGMDKSRAKKHEWRIAERTLFTLAIVGGAVGGVLGMYLFRHKTRHNSFAFGFPLLAAIQLFIVVQLWV; the protein is encoded by the coding sequence ATGGGACAAGCATTATTAGCTTATATGGGTATACTATCAATTGTGCTGCTCATTTTAATGGGTATGGACAAATCTCGTGCGAAAAAGCATGAATGGCGAATTGCAGAGCGCACTTTGTTTACATTAGCTATTGTAGGAGGGGCAGTTGGTGGTGTACTTGGTATGTATTTATTCCGCCACAAAACACGCCACAATAGTTTTGCATTTGGGTTTCCACTACTAGCAGCCATTCAACTATTTATTGTTGTACAATTGTGGGTTTAA
- the rplT gene encoding 50S ribosomal protein L20, giving the protein MPRVKGGTVTRKRRKKVLKLAKGYYGSKHTLYKVANQAVMKSGQYAYRDRRQKKRDFRKLWITRINAAARMNGLSYSRLMHGLKVAGIEVNRKMLADLAVTDAAAFTQLADAAKKAVAK; this is encoded by the coding sequence ATGCCACGCGTAAAAGGCGGAACAGTGACGCGCAAACGTCGTAAAAAAGTATTAAAATTAGCTAAAGGTTACTATGGTTCAAAACATACATTATACAAAGTTGCTAACCAAGCAGTAATGAAGTCAGGTCAATATGCATACCGTGACCGTCGTCAGAAAAAACGTGATTTCCGTAAATTATGGATCACTCGTATCAACGCAGCTGCTCGCATGAATGGTCTTTCTTACAGCCGTTTAATGCACGGTTTAAAAGTTGCAGGTATCGAAGTTAACCGTAAAATGTTAGCTGACCTTGCTGTAACTGATGCTGCAGCATTCACTCAATTAGCAGACGCTGCAAAAAAAGCAGTAGCTAAATAA
- the rpmI gene encoding 50S ribosomal protein L35 — MPKMKTHRGAAKRFKKTGSGKLKYDRAYGSHLFANKSTKQKRHLRKANIVSSGDFKRIKSLLVYMK; from the coding sequence ATGCCAAAAATGAAAACTCACCGTGGAGCTGCGAAACGTTTCAAAAAAACGGGTTCAGGTAAATTAAAATACGACCGTGCTTATGGAAGTCACTTATTCGCAAACAAATCTACGAAACAAAAACGTCACCTACGTAAAGCAAACATCGTTTCATCTGGTGACTTCAAACGCATCAAATCTTTACTTGTTTACATGAAATAA
- the infC gene encoding translation initiation factor IF-3: protein MYVNEGIRARELRLIDHNGDQLGVKTRNEALEIAARVNLDLVLVAPQAKPPVARIMDYGKFKFEQQKKDREIRKNQKVIVMKEVRLSPTIDEHDFQTKLRNAIKFLEKGDKVKCSLRFKGRAITHKEIGQRVLDRFAEACAEVSTVEQKPKMEGRSMFLVLQPKNEK from the coding sequence ATGTATGTAAACGAAGGCATTCGCGCACGTGAACTTCGATTAATCGATCACAATGGTGACCAGCTTGGTGTAAAGACACGTAATGAAGCGCTAGAAATCGCCGCTCGTGTAAACTTGGATCTTGTCCTTGTGGCCCCTCAAGCCAAGCCGCCAGTCGCTCGTATCATGGACTATGGTAAATTTAAGTTTGAACAGCAAAAGAAAGACCGTGAAATTCGTAAAAATCAAAAGGTCATCGTAATGAAAGAGGTTCGTCTGAGCCCAACTATCGATGAGCATGATTTCCAAACGAAGTTACGTAATGCGATTAAATTCCTTGAAAAAGGCGATAAAGTAAAATGTAGCCTACGTTTCAAAGGTCGTGCGATTACACACAAAGAGATTGGTCAACGTGTGTTAGATCGTTTTGCTGAAGCTTGTGCTGAAGTATCAACGGTAGAACAAAAACCGAAGATGGAAGGCCGAAGCATGTTCTTAGTTCTTCAACCAAAGAACGAGAAATAA